The Akkermansia sp. N21116 genome includes a region encoding these proteins:
- a CDS encoding thioredoxin family protein: MKQWLAACVSAVVIAGLCGCDDSEERRARYSEKKPAPKPLERTFTPPPAPMIGDHKEEKVVVMSEYVGDDLNQITGMSGRNVLLVFYAPWCPQCAQYRTSLMNYAKSQKGRCFVLTVDADKYPQIAQEYGVDAVPKTVLYVEGMRLRDMVGNVSAERLGELIDDTLKTE, translated from the coding sequence ATGAAACAGTGGCTGGCAGCTTGTGTGAGCGCGGTAGTGATCGCCGGATTGTGCGGATGCGACGATTCGGAGGAGCGCCGTGCCAGGTATTCTGAGAAAAAACCGGCCCCCAAGCCTTTGGAGAGAACATTTACTCCCCCTCCCGCGCCAATGATCGGAGATCACAAGGAAGAGAAAGTGGTTGTGATGAGCGAGTACGTGGGAGATGACCTGAATCAGATAACCGGGATGTCGGGGCGTAATGTGTTGCTTGTGTTCTATGCTCCATGGTGTCCCCAATGTGCCCAGTATCGGACATCGTTGATGAATTACGCCAAATCTCAGAAAGGGCGTTGTTTTGTACTGACGGTGGATGCGGACAAGTACCCTCAGATTGCCCAGGAGTACGGGGTGGATGCCGTTCCAAAAACTGTACTTTACGTGGAGGGGATGCGCTTGCGCGACATGGTGGGGAATGTGAGTGCCGAACGTCTTGGCGAGTTGATCGATGATACGTTGAAGACGGAATGA
- a CDS encoding TetR family transcriptional regulator gives MPIRSDGEETRSRILRAAGEEFGRRGFYHVTNQDISVKSGANSAAISYYFRDKAGLYREVWSFLQARSAEIHLYWMLHDCADVAAMAPAELKERFVQLAGSLLDWILDGDSWDSEIMAYEREASTGLIDVDCDAVCSPLKKELCRVWSAAYSQEEGDSAAALRIEMLEADIRICCRKGREWNLHWDRDAIFDCAVGSYLKDFPEESKWGGDEEPPVRRKSVRRTQASRDDVSQLELGVTDEVDPFELKPVTLEDLSHMARLQEAARQKEKEERMIEEDAPPIVRTDSDHSFFQTELF, from the coding sequence ATGCCAATCAGGAGTGACGGAGAAGAGACGAGAAGCAGGATTCTCAGGGCGGCCGGAGAGGAATTCGGACGGAGAGGGTTCTACCATGTAACGAACCAGGATATTAGTGTAAAGAGCGGGGCTAATAGTGCCGCAATCAGCTATTATTTCCGGGATAAGGCGGGATTGTACCGGGAGGTCTGGTCTTTTCTGCAGGCGCGGTCGGCAGAGATCCATCTGTATTGGATGCTTCACGATTGTGCGGATGTGGCAGCTATGGCTCCTGCGGAATTAAAGGAACGTTTTGTTCAGTTGGCGGGAAGTCTTCTGGACTGGATACTCGACGGCGATTCCTGGGATAGCGAGATCATGGCGTATGAACGTGAAGCTTCTACGGGATTAATTGATGTGGATTGCGATGCCGTGTGTTCTCCCCTGAAGAAAGAATTGTGCCGTGTCTGGTCTGCTGCGTATTCGCAGGAGGAGGGAGATTCTGCCGCCGCTCTCAGGATCGAGATGCTGGAAGCTGATATCAGGATATGTTGCCGCAAGGGGCGTGAGTGGAATTTGCACTGGGATCGCGATGCTATTTTTGATTGTGCGGTGGGTTCCTATTTGAAGGATTTTCCGGAAGAGAGCAAGTGGGGAGGGGATGAGGAGCCCCCCGTTCGCAGGAAATCGGTTCGTCGTACCCAGGCATCCAGGGACGATGTGTCGCAGTTGGAGCTCGGTGTGACGGATGAGGTGGATCCCTTTGAGTTGAAACCCGTGACATTGGAAGACTTATCGCACATGGCACGTTTGCAGGAAGCAGCTCGCCAAAAGGAGAAGGAGGAGAGGATGATTGAAGAAGATGCGCCTCCGATTGTACGAACGGATTCCGACCATTCGTTTTTCCAGACGGAATTGTTTTAA
- a CDS encoding GatB/YqeY domain-containing protein encodes MSKMSEQIISGMKDAMKAKDSIGLNTLRSLKAALTNAAIEKGSLTTVLDAPEELAVVRKQIKQREDSVEQYEKAGRSDLSEKEKAEIAILQQFLPPAMSEAEVTALLDAVIAETGASSKKDMGQVMKLMKERTEGRVDGKTLSSLIGARLS; translated from the coding sequence ATGAGTAAGATGTCCGAACAGATTATCTCTGGGATGAAAGATGCCATGAAGGCCAAGGATTCCATTGGATTGAACACGCTAAGGAGTTTGAAGGCTGCTTTGACGAATGCTGCGATTGAAAAAGGTAGTTTGACGACCGTTCTGGATGCTCCGGAGGAATTGGCCGTTGTCCGGAAGCAGATCAAGCAACGCGAGGATTCCGTGGAACAATATGAAAAGGCCGGACGTTCCGACTTGTCCGAAAAGGAAAAGGCCGAAATTGCCATTTTACAGCAATTTCTTCCTCCTGCCATGAGCGAGGCAGAAGTTACTGCTCTTCTGGATGCCGTGATTGCGGAAACGGGAGCTTCATCCAAGAAGGATATGGGCCAGGTAATGAAACTGATGAAAGAACGTACGGAAGGCAGAGTGGATGGGAAGACTCTTTCCAGCCTCATCGGGGCCAGACTTTCCTGA
- the ispD gene encoding 2-C-methyl-D-erythritol 4-phosphate cytidylyltransferase: MIDCSAIIVAAGSSRRAGFDKLMALLDGTCVLRRSLEVFLECPLIREVVLVCPEDRFVRVMEGERPGVPVRRVDGGRERCFSVLAGLSALQGESPLVAIHDGARPLLRQEHLMNCIEAASVHGAAASAHPVVDTLKRADDAHFSQAEFIDREHLWAMETPQVFDVALIREAYRHVLETGDLVTDEVSALEHMGRATFLVQNPWPNPKITLPGDLAMATALRAMI, encoded by the coding sequence GTGATTGATTGTTCCGCTATTATTGTAGCTGCAGGCAGTTCTCGCAGAGCTGGGTTTGACAAGCTCATGGCTCTGTTGGACGGTACTTGCGTATTGCGCCGGAGCCTGGAGGTTTTTCTGGAGTGTCCGCTCATTCGCGAGGTTGTGCTTGTTTGCCCGGAGGATCGTTTTGTACGGGTGATGGAGGGAGAACGGCCCGGCGTGCCGGTGAGGCGTGTGGATGGAGGACGCGAACGTTGTTTTTCCGTGCTTGCCGGTTTGTCTGCTTTGCAGGGGGAATCTCCTTTGGTTGCTATCCACGATGGCGCCAGGCCGTTGCTTCGTCAGGAACATTTGATGAATTGCATTGAGGCAGCTTCGGTACATGGGGCTGCGGCCAGCGCTCATCCTGTTGTCGATACGTTGAAACGTGCCGACGACGCGCATTTTTCACAGGCAGAGTTTATTGACAGGGAACATCTGTGGGCGATGGAGACTCCGCAGGTATTTGATGTGGCACTGATTCGCGAGGCGTATCGGCATGTTCTTGAAACGGGTGATTTAGTGACGGATGAAGTGTCCGCATTGGAACATATGGGACGGGCGACCTTTTTGGTTCAGAATCCCTGGCCCAATCCGAAAATTACATTGCCGGGAGACTTGGCAATGGCGACGGCTCTGCGAGCCATGATCTGA
- a CDS encoding NAD-dependent epimerase/dehydratase family protein: MNISPVPKNSVLVIGTGYLGSSLALELRERDHCVVTADLQGERADYKADVRNPVELQRLKNELQGKGFSPSWIVYSVSTRGGSVDEYRRIYVEGVSNLVRLFPEARLFFCSSTAVYGVADGAWVTEEHSANPVRPQSRVLLDGELIVRKAGGVVGRLSALYGPGRCVLVEKYMLQGEALPGDPDRWVNYVHRDDAVSAMIHLMDAAIPGGCFNITDMTPMRLREVYAFLSRLVDRPMPRFTEAHPSSRRGMTNQRISCSLLMSQGWEPLYLSVVDGVHNVLEDLEMKNDDLFPVRSC; the protein is encoded by the coding sequence ATGAATATTTCCCCAGTTCCAAAAAATAGCGTACTTGTGATTGGCACCGGATATTTGGGCTCTTCGCTTGCTCTTGAATTGAGGGAAAGAGACCATTGTGTCGTGACGGCGGATCTTCAAGGAGAACGGGCGGATTATAAGGCTGATGTCCGGAATCCTGTTGAATTGCAACGATTGAAAAATGAATTGCAGGGAAAGGGCTTCTCTCCGTCATGGATTGTGTACAGCGTTAGTACTCGGGGCGGGAGTGTCGATGAGTACCGGAGGATTTACGTGGAAGGTGTGTCGAATTTGGTGCGGTTGTTTCCGGAGGCCCGGTTGTTTTTCTGTTCCAGTACGGCTGTGTACGGAGTTGCGGATGGAGCGTGGGTGACGGAGGAGCATTCCGCAAATCCCGTGCGTCCGCAGTCCCGCGTTCTGCTGGACGGTGAGTTGATCGTCCGCAAGGCGGGCGGAGTAGTTGGCCGGTTGTCGGCCTTATATGGTCCCGGTCGTTGTGTGCTTGTGGAGAAGTATATGCTCCAGGGGGAAGCTTTGCCGGGAGACCCGGATAGGTGGGTGAACTATGTTCACCGGGATGATGCCGTGTCTGCGATGATTCATTTGATGGATGCAGCCATTCCCGGAGGGTGTTTCAATATTACTGATATGACTCCGATGCGTTTGCGGGAGGTTTATGCCTTCCTGAGCCGTTTGGTTGACAGGCCGATGCCTCGTTTTACGGAGGCTCATCCCTCGTCGCGGAGAGGGATGACTAATCAAAGAATTTCCTGTTCTCTTTTAATGTCTCAGGGCTGGGAACCCCTGTACCTGAGCGTAGTAGATGGAGTACACAATGTCCTTGAGGATTTGGAAATGAAAAACGACGATCTTTTCCCGGTGAGATCATGCTAG
- a CDS encoding rhodanese-like domain-containing protein encodes MLEKKLYISPYLIMVVVLSIVFIWSKEEERSKTNGEITEIDKIVRSQIKDEFADEGFLLVDVRTGGEFNASHCDGAINISCESVGNIFPMMMPRKDYPVFVYCKTGKRAELARENLLKLGYKKVTNLNKLKQSLQEKEELSEPERPPIQR; translated from the coding sequence ATGCTAGAAAAAAAGCTCTATATTTCCCCTTATCTGATCATGGTCGTTGTTTTGTCGATCGTGTTTATTTGGAGCAAGGAGGAAGAACGTTCCAAGACGAATGGCGAAATTACGGAGATTGATAAAATTGTTCGTTCGCAGATTAAGGATGAATTTGCAGACGAAGGGTTTTTGCTGGTCGATGTGCGGACGGGGGGGGAATTCAATGCCAGCCATTGTGATGGGGCGATTAATATTTCCTGTGAATCCGTGGGTAATATATTTCCCATGATGATGCCTCGCAAGGATTACCCGGTGTTTGTCTATTGCAAGACTGGCAAACGAGCGGAACTTGCCCGGGAGAATTTACTGAAACTGGGGTACAAAAAGGTCACCAACCTTAACAAACTCAAACAGTCCCTTCAGGAAAAAGAAGAGTTGTCCGAACCCGAACGCCCTCCAATTCAGAGATGA
- a CDS encoding 5'-nucleotidase C-terminal domain-containing protein has protein sequence MSSRFLYKFRFLFFLAFLFAVLHTSGYASTQPREPITIVSTNDIHASIDNFPQLASLVQNIRNQHKNVLLIDAGDKFSGDPCIDDAPSPGWPIMQLMGELGYNVMVPGNHAFDYGCDQFEAICRQAAHQYPSLHFLSSDMQGRRTLRDLYQPYILFPLGGINIGIIGLTNAESCSREKLGGTSFHMPSDSWIRNFKKNHNVDLLILVSHMGVNKDTEIARHFPEIDLIIGAHTHTALLAPLIENGVVITQTGCNLKYAGVTTISPQGEISNSLTELATYPAKDKHFQTLVDSIKQANNTQREIATAATRQDPPHLAELTCDAMKEATGADIAFYNIRGIRINEIPKGSITAHHIYAAEPFHNTIFLCTMTEEEIRDMILNRLAIDRQRFPLSPRIDLYCSGLSYHITNETPPSITLRLPSGKSPDNTPRSYQVAVSNYLLSTYSIPNKKEARPVKITVRQAIIDYIEGKTVAQDSKPLRSTITYKPD, from the coding sequence ATGTCCTCTCGTTTTTTATATAAGTTCAGGTTCCTGTTCTTTCTGGCGTTCCTCTTCGCCGTTCTTCATACCTCCGGATATGCATCCACCCAACCCCGGGAACCCATTACAATCGTCTCTACCAACGACATCCACGCCTCTATCGACAATTTTCCTCAACTGGCATCTCTCGTCCAGAATATCAGGAACCAGCATAAAAACGTTCTTCTGATTGATGCCGGCGACAAATTTTCGGGAGATCCCTGTATTGACGATGCGCCTTCCCCCGGATGGCCGATCATGCAATTAATGGGAGAACTGGGCTACAACGTCATGGTCCCCGGCAACCATGCTTTCGACTACGGCTGCGACCAATTCGAAGCCATCTGCCGCCAGGCGGCACACCAGTACCCGTCCCTTCATTTCCTGAGCTCAGACATGCAAGGAAGACGAACACTCCGGGATCTGTACCAGCCTTATATCCTCTTTCCACTGGGAGGGATCAACATCGGTATTATCGGCCTGACGAACGCGGAAAGCTGTTCCCGAGAAAAACTCGGAGGAACTTCCTTCCACATGCCTTCCGACTCCTGGATTCGCAATTTCAAAAAAAATCATAACGTCGATCTTCTTATTCTTGTCAGTCATATGGGAGTCAACAAAGACACTGAAATCGCCCGACATTTTCCGGAAATCGACCTCATCATCGGAGCGCACACGCATACGGCCCTTCTCGCCCCCCTCATTGAAAACGGTGTCGTCATCACCCAGACGGGTTGCAATTTGAAGTACGCAGGCGTCACAACAATCTCCCCTCAGGGAGAAATATCAAACAGCCTTACCGAACTCGCCACCTATCCGGCAAAGGACAAACACTTTCAGACCCTGGTCGACTCCATCAAACAAGCCAACAACACCCAACGAGAAATTGCCACGGCGGCGACCAGACAGGATCCTCCACACCTTGCGGAACTCACCTGCGATGCTATGAAAGAGGCAACGGGAGCCGACATAGCTTTTTATAACATCCGGGGTATTCGCATTAATGAAATCCCCAAGGGATCTATCACCGCCCACCACATCTATGCGGCAGAACCTTTCCATAATACAATCTTCCTTTGTACCATGACGGAAGAGGAGATCAGAGACATGATCCTCAACCGACTTGCCATTGATCGGCAACGCTTTCCCCTTTCACCCAGAATCGACCTCTATTGTTCCGGGCTCTCCTACCACATCACCAATGAGACTCCCCCCTCCATCACCCTTCGTCTGCCTTCCGGCAAGTCCCCCGACAACACACCCCGTTCCTACCAGGTAGCCGTATCAAATTACCTCCTGTCTACCTATAGCATTCCAAACAAAAAGGAGGCACGACCAGTAAAAATCACCGTCCGGCAGGCCATCATCGACTACATCGAAGGAAAGACCGTCGCCCAGGATTCCAAGCCGCTTCGCTCTACGATCACGTACAAGCCCGATTAA
- the aat gene encoding leucyl/phenylalanyl-tRNA--protein transferase — MDSLSPETLLSAYCEGYFPMANPTAGPASPIEFFSPDPRAIIPLDERFHIPHGLRRTLKKKTFEIRMDTDFPSVISACARADTPEEQWIDSRINQAYCRLHELGFAHSVECWDAEGLQGGLYGVAIGRAFFGESMFHRKTDASKIALVALVRFLRSNNFTLLDTQWTTPHLATFGTLEIPRRKYLRLLHAAIIDNNI, encoded by the coding sequence ATGGATTCCCTCTCCCCGGAAACCCTGCTCTCCGCCTACTGCGAAGGGTACTTCCCCATGGCCAACCCGACTGCCGGGCCGGCTTCTCCCATTGAATTTTTCTCTCCGGATCCCCGGGCAATCATCCCGCTTGACGAACGTTTCCACATCCCGCACGGTCTTCGCCGCACCTTGAAGAAAAAAACCTTCGAAATCCGCATGGACACCGACTTCCCCAGCGTCATCTCCGCATGCGCCCGCGCCGACACACCGGAGGAGCAATGGATCGATTCCCGAATCAACCAAGCCTACTGCCGACTCCACGAACTCGGCTTCGCCCACTCCGTGGAATGCTGGGATGCCGAAGGACTCCAAGGCGGCCTTTACGGAGTCGCTATCGGCAGGGCCTTTTTCGGGGAAAGCATGTTTCACCGCAAAACAGATGCCAGTAAAATTGCACTGGTTGCCCTCGTCCGTTTCCTGAGATCCAACAATTTTACCCTGCTCGACACCCAGTGGACAACACCTCACCTAGCCACCTTCGGAACTCTTGAAATACCCAGAAGAAAATACCTCCGCCTCCTGCACGCAGCCATTATAGACAACAACATCTAA
- the thiD gene encoding bifunctional hydroxymethylpyrimidine kinase/phosphomethylpyrimidine kinase, which yields MDNYSQHVLDAPPVILTVAGSDCSAGAGLQADLKTAHTLGVHALTAVTCVVSEVPGQVHGIQEMETSMVADQVRLCLSSFPVKAIKTGMLYSPQIVSVLAAELYEWKLPLVVDPVMIATAGSPLMMQEAIEVYEAELMPLATLLTPNLDEAAALLGSSPITEPDQLKDAASEMAYRYKCAILLKGGHLEGECIDVLVGQDSRVYEWKHPRISDVSTHGTGCTLSAAITASLAKGMPLPMAVETGLDFVYNAIADYYRWMLPRQVDALKV from the coding sequence ATGGACAATTATTCTCAGCACGTACTTGATGCTCCTCCTGTTATTCTGACGGTGGCGGGGTCCGATTGCTCTGCCGGGGCCGGGTTGCAGGCGGATCTCAAAACGGCGCACACCCTGGGGGTGCATGCGTTGACGGCAGTGACCTGCGTTGTATCCGAAGTGCCTGGACAGGTGCATGGTATCCAAGAAATGGAGACGAGCATGGTGGCCGACCAGGTGCGTTTGTGTCTGTCTTCTTTTCCGGTGAAGGCGATCAAGACGGGAATGCTGTATTCCCCCCAGATTGTCAGTGTTCTTGCCGCGGAATTGTATGAATGGAAGTTGCCGCTGGTGGTTGATCCGGTCATGATTGCTACGGCAGGTAGCCCGCTAATGATGCAGGAGGCCATCGAAGTGTATGAAGCGGAGTTGATGCCTTTGGCGACGCTTTTAACTCCCAATCTTGATGAGGCGGCGGCCTTGCTGGGGTCTTCTCCCATTACCGAGCCTGACCAGCTCAAGGATGCCGCCAGTGAGATGGCATACCGTTACAAATGCGCCATTTTGTTGAAGGGCGGTCATTTGGAAGGAGAATGTATCGACGTTCTTGTTGGCCAAGACAGCCGTGTTTACGAATGGAAGCATCCCAGGATTTCGGATGTAAGTACGCACGGTACGGGATGTACTCTTTCAGCTGCGATTACGGCATCCCTGGCCAAAGGCATGCCTCTTCCTATGGCGGTGGAAACGGGGCTTGATTTCGTGTACAATGCGATCGCCGACTATTACCGCTGGATGTTGCCGCGCCAGGTTGATGCCCTGAAGGTTTGA
- a CDS encoding pyridoxal phosphate-dependent aminotransferase has translation MDMISPRIASLTPSLTLKVTNRAKAMKAAGEEVYGLAGGEPEMDTPEFIKQAAIDALNNGQTKYTPSSGLLALREAISEKLQKENGLTYEPTQIVVSCGAKHACFNAINALVSEGDEVIIPAPYWVSYPEMVRMVGGIPVIVETTPETGWKMTVEQFEEAMTPRTKMVIVNTPTNPTGAVYTEEELKAIGELAASEDILILSDEIYEHLVYGDAKHVSIASLSPEIYDLTVTVNGFSKGYSMTGWRLGYTAAPKEISKAIQTIQDHTTSNACTFAQYGGIAALKGDQSFISDMRDEYDMRRQYVYERLKAIPNISVVEPQGAFYFLVDTSKIGLTSLNLCDKLLERYKVAAIPGVAFGNDKSLRISYCTTLDILKEGLDRFEEFCRAH, from the coding sequence ATGGATATGATTTCCCCCCGCATTGCCAGCCTCACTCCTTCTCTGACTTTGAAGGTGACCAACCGTGCCAAAGCCATGAAGGCTGCGGGAGAAGAGGTTTATGGACTGGCAGGTGGCGAACCCGAAATGGACACGCCTGAATTTATTAAGCAGGCTGCCATTGATGCCCTGAACAACGGCCAGACCAAGTATACTCCTTCGTCGGGCCTCCTCGCTCTTCGCGAAGCCATTTCCGAAAAACTCCAGAAGGAGAACGGTCTGACATACGAGCCCACGCAGATTGTTGTCAGCTGCGGAGCCAAGCATGCTTGTTTCAACGCAATTAACGCTCTGGTAAGCGAAGGAGATGAAGTGATCATTCCCGCTCCCTACTGGGTGAGTTATCCGGAAATGGTGCGCATGGTCGGCGGCATCCCCGTGATTGTTGAAACGACGCCGGAAACCGGATGGAAGATGACGGTCGAACAGTTCGAAGAAGCGATGACTCCCCGTACCAAGATGGTGATCGTCAACACGCCGACCAATCCGACGGGGGCCGTCTATACTGAGGAAGAGCTTAAGGCTATTGGCGAACTTGCCGCCAGCGAAGACATCCTCATTCTTTCCGACGAAATTTACGAGCACCTCGTGTACGGAGATGCCAAGCATGTCAGCATTGCTTCCCTTAGTCCGGAAATCTATGACTTGACGGTAACGGTCAACGGATTTTCCAAGGGATATTCCATGACCGGTTGGCGGCTTGGCTACACGGCGGCTCCCAAGGAAATTTCCAAGGCGATTCAAACGATTCAGGATCACACGACATCCAATGCCTGTACATTCGCCCAGTACGGCGGTATTGCTGCCTTGAAGGGCGATCAGAGTTTCATCTCCGACATGCGGGACGAATATGATATGCGCCGCCAGTATGTTTATGAACGCCTGAAGGCCATTCCGAACATCAGCGTCGTGGAACCTCAGGGGGCATTCTACTTCCTCGTTGATACGAGCAAGATCGGTTTGACCTCCCTGAATCTGTGCGACAAACTTCTGGAACGCTACAAAGTGGCTGCCATACCGGGTGTTGCCTTCGGTAATGACAAGAGCCTCCGCATTAGCTATTGCACCACGCTGGACATTCTCAAAGAAGGTCTTGACCGCTTTGAAGAATTCTGCAGGGCGCACTAA
- a CDS encoding alanine--glyoxylate aminotransferase family protein — translation MRKKLYIPGPTEVAEDVLASLAGPMIGHRSKAASELQRGISDKLRKVFLTENEILLSTSSGSGLMEGAVRSCTAKKAAVFSVGAFGDRWYKMAVANGVPADIFKSELGRATTPEMVDKALATGQYDTICVTHNETATGIMNPVEEIAEVMKKYPDVVWCVDAVSSAAGTRIDTDKLGIDILITSTQKALALPPGMAACTLSSKAYERTAQVPCRGLYFDLRELYDFIQKKDYQYPSTPSLPLMYAMNYQLERIMKEGVENRWARHMAMADFTRSWADEYFSVFPDRRYLSNTLTVITNTRDINVGDLNKALGERGLQIGNGYGALKDKTFRIAHMGELTMDDMKEVTSAIADILHL, via the coding sequence ATGAGAAAGAAATTATATATCCCCGGACCTACCGAAGTGGCCGAAGATGTGCTGGCTAGCCTTGCCGGCCCTATGATTGGACATCGTTCCAAAGCGGCTTCCGAGCTGCAGAGGGGTATTTCCGACAAACTTCGCAAGGTTTTTCTGACAGAGAATGAGATTCTTCTTTCCACTTCCTCTGGTAGCGGATTGATGGAAGGCGCCGTCCGTTCCTGCACGGCGAAAAAAGCGGCTGTTTTTTCAGTGGGGGCGTTTGGAGACCGCTGGTACAAGATGGCTGTAGCCAATGGCGTACCGGCCGATATTTTCAAGAGCGAACTTGGCCGGGCCACGACTCCCGAGATGGTAGACAAAGCTTTGGCGACCGGCCAATACGATACGATCTGCGTGACGCACAATGAAACGGCTACCGGTATCATGAACCCGGTGGAAGAAATCGCGGAAGTTATGAAGAAGTATCCCGATGTGGTCTGGTGTGTCGATGCGGTGAGTTCTGCTGCCGGAACCCGGATTGATACCGACAAACTTGGTATCGACATTCTGATTACGTCCACGCAAAAGGCTTTGGCTTTGCCTCCCGGCATGGCGGCTTGCACTCTTTCCTCCAAGGCGTATGAACGGACGGCACAGGTGCCGTGCCGCGGCTTGTATTTCGATCTTCGTGAACTCTACGATTTTATCCAGAAGAAGGATTACCAGTACCCGTCCACTCCGAGTCTTCCTTTGATGTATGCGATGAATTACCAGTTGGAACGCATCATGAAAGAAGGTGTGGAAAACCGCTGGGCTCGTCATATGGCTATGGCTGATTTTACCCGTTCCTGGGCTGACGAGTACTTTTCCGTGTTCCCGGACCGCCGTTATCTTTCCAATACATTGACGGTGATTACCAATACGCGCGATATCAATGTAGGTGACCTGAACAAGGCTCTCGGAGAACGCGGCCTGCAAATCGGCAACGGGTATGGTGCTTTGAAGGACAAGACGTTCCGTATTGCTCACATGGGTGAACTGACTATGGATGACATGAAGGAAGTGACGTCTGCCATTGCGGACATTCTGCATCTGTAA
- a CDS encoding DUF1015 family protein, protein MATIRPFAALRPPTDMAEQVSCLPYDVMNHREAVAMAAGRPTSFLHVCRPDVDLADESLIHAPEAYALGRDHLQRFVREGILVRDAKPCFYIYRQIMNGRVQTGIVGCASVDEYLSGTIKKHELTRHEKELDRICHFDACSAQTEPVFLAYRKHEGISASVREWIKFHKPDYQFTSGDGVTHILWPVDDDAVIEAIRRGFEEVGELYIADGHHRTASSAAVSAKRRQSHPDYSGQEEFNYLMAVVFCDEDLFIMDYNRVVKDLAGLDKEAFLERLSDVADVRLEESPSGYAPSSKHEFGMYLDGSWYSLKIKPELVDESDPIESLDCAILQQLVLRPILGIDDPRTDERIDFIGGIRGLEELERRCQSGEMRVAFSLYPVTMEDLFRVADSGMIMPPKSTWFEPKLRSGLFVHEFED, encoded by the coding sequence ATGGCTACGATACGTCCCTTTGCCGCGTTGCGGCCTCCGACAGATATGGCGGAGCAGGTGTCCTGCCTGCCCTACGATGTAATGAATCATCGTGAGGCTGTTGCCATGGCGGCCGGGAGGCCGACGTCGTTTTTGCATGTCTGCCGCCCGGATGTGGATCTGGCAGACGAGTCCCTGATCCATGCTCCGGAAGCCTATGCCTTGGGACGCGATCATTTGCAGCGTTTTGTACGGGAAGGTATTTTGGTCCGCGATGCCAAGCCCTGTTTTTATATCTACCGCCAGATCATGAACGGGCGGGTGCAGACAGGTATTGTCGGTTGTGCCTCCGTGGACGAATATTTGTCCGGAACGATCAAAAAGCATGAATTGACCCGCCACGAGAAGGAATTGGATCGCATTTGCCATTTCGATGCCTGTTCGGCCCAGACGGAACCCGTTTTTCTTGCTTACCGAAAACATGAGGGGATTTCCGCTTCCGTGCGGGAATGGATCAAATTCCACAAACCGGATTACCAGTTTACTTCCGGAGACGGGGTTACGCATATTCTGTGGCCCGTCGATGATGATGCGGTGATCGAAGCGATCCGGCGGGGATTTGAAGAAGTCGGTGAACTCTATATTGCCGATGGTCACCACCGGACGGCTTCCAGTGCGGCGGTTTCCGCCAAGAGGCGGCAGAGTCATCCTGACTATTCGGGGCAGGAGGAGTTCAATTACCTGATGGCGGTGGTGTTCTGCGACGAAGACCTCTTCATCATGGATTACAACCGTGTGGTCAAAGATCTTGCCGGTCTGGACAAGGAGGCTTTTCTTGAACGTCTCTCCGATGTGGCCGATGTTCGCCTCGAGGAATCGCCCTCCGGATATGCTCCGTCGTCCAAGCACGAATTCGGCATGTACCTGGACGGTTCCTGGTATTCTCTGAAGATCAAACCGGAACTGGTAGACGAAAGCGATCCTATCGAGAGCCTGGACTGTGCCATCCTGCAACAGCTGGTATTGCGGCCTATCCTCGGTATTGACGACCCTCGCACGGATGAACGCATCGATTTTATCGGCGGTATCCGTGGGTTGGAGGAATTGGAACGCCGTTGCCAGTCTGGGGAAATGCGTGTAGCTTTTTCTTTGTATCCGGTGACGATGGAGGATCTGTTCCGCGTGGCGGATTCCGGCATGATCATGCCTCCGAAATCGACGTGGTTCGAGCCGAAGCTGCGCAGCGGCCTGTTTGTTCACGAGTTCGAAGACTGA